attttttaatattgaCCATTAGttttaaagggaaaattaaccttgacactttaattcaaaatATAAGAGATTTATGTACACGTTTTTAACCCTTGAGGAGTTATGTGACAAATCACTAAACCATAAGAGGGTAAAAGGTAATCTAACCTTAAAATATTAAGAAAACAGCACAACCGGTAATAAAACAAAATGCTTTCCAAATATAAATGATCATTTATTCACCAAATAAACAAGCAGAAAGACAACAAATATAGTAAATTTTAATTCTGCCCGTAAATCATAAACTCTTTGTCTGCCACTGCTAAAAAAGCATCAGCATTTCAAGCATATGACAAGATTCAGAAGCTGAAGATCCAAATTTTCTTATGGTACTTGAATTCTCAAGTTCTATTGATACACTACTGATTATCTTCTGCAACAAGAACCTTCATGTTCACCATACTACAATTTGTGCATGACTAAATGAGCACCATGCTGAGGTTGGAGTGTGGCTATCGCGTGAGGAGCATGAGTATAAGATGGGGAGAGTTCAAAGGAGAAGTTTCGAAGAATCATTGCCATCACCAATTTTGCTTCTACCATGGCAAAGTTTTGTCCAATACATATTCGAGGTCCCCAACCGAATGGGAAAAATGAAACCTGGCCCTTTGTTGCATTTGACACTCCTTCACTAAATCTCTCTGGTTTGAACTCTTTTGCATCATTACCCCATACTTCACAGTCATGATTCAACAGCATTAATTGCAGATTGAGTAGCACCCCAGCAGgcaaggaaaattttcctacttTAGTTTCTTCATGAAGCCTTCTAGCAAGCACAGCCACTGGTGGATACAATCTTAGAACCTCATTCAAGATCATTGTCATCTGTGATGTTGTACAAGGAATAGATGAAGAATAGTACAGCTCAAGATATCTTAAAGCAAGCAAAATGAAACAAAAGGTGGTTACATTGCAACAGTCCAAAAGGAGAGAAAATTGATACGCAAAGAACTGTCAGTGTTGAATGAAGTTTACAGGAGTAACCTAATGATGTAATGCTACTCAGAATTTGTAAAATGGTGTGTTCAGTGAAGAGCTTAATGGTGCAATTTATGTGACAGGGCGTTCTTGACCATGTACCTTTTTTCAGCTCACTTTTCTAacaccataaaaaaaaaaaaaaccaatcttAAGGGATCTGCAACTCTCCAGAACATTAGTTTGGATAGAAAGTCACCATTGATTGAGAATCTATTTCGTTGGCATGATTTTACCTGTCTTGAATTGTAACCAGACCAGAATATATTGTGCCACATTTATATATGAGAAAAGGGATATCTTAAATATAGACAATGCAAGCACAGGTGGATCAGTTACATATATTGcaaatcaaaactgaaaaaacAGACATTTATTTCCCCCTGAAATTCCAACTTTGAACTTGATTCTGAATGCCTTGCATTTTGTGTTTAGTGAAGTATGCTATGGACTGGTTCTAAATTTATCATTACTCATCTGTAAAGCTATTCACACTGGAACCAAGTTTTCCAGTGGCAGGACAGATACTTGACAAGATCTAATGAACAATACAAAGTTCATAAACTTTAGGAGCTTGCACTTTATTAAAACAATGTGCAGAATACACTTACAGTTTTGAGGCGACTGAGGCGATCAAAATCTATCTCCTCTCTTCCAAACGCTTGCAAAACCTCTTCCCTAGCGACTGACTGCCAGTCTTGATGCTTGCTCAGTAAAATTAAGGTCCATACCAGCAAGGTTGAAGTGGTGTCCTGCCCACCAAAATAGAAGAGTTTGCACTCTTCAATTATATCTTTGATGCTCATACCAAAATCTTTGCTGCCATACTGATCAATCTCCTTAAAGTTAGATTCCAACAGTATGCCCAATAAGTCGTCCCTTCTTCCTTCCCCTGCTTTCATTGCTTTCACTCTCCTATCAATTATGTCCCTTATTGTTGCTTGAACTGCTTTTTCAATCTCCTTCATTCTTCTGTTTCTCTTCGTTGGCAAAAACCTATAGATGAAGAGATTACCGAGCAAGAAACTCAGGATGTAAGATATCAAAGCTAAGATAGTTCTTTAAGTTCAGCAGTAGCAAGCACTCCATGTCCATGCAGAACAAGGGAATATGTTTTTTAAACACTGGGGGAAAAGATTGAAACCAGGAGCATACCTCATTCCAGGGATATATAATGACCTTTCAGCTGTCACAACATTGTCTACCTGTTCTTGTTGAAGTTCTAaaattttccttccttcttcaTAATTACTACCAAATGCTGTGCGAGAAATCACATCACCAGTTAGGGTTTGAAGATAAGGCCAAACATCCAGCTCACAAGATCCTTCTGGCGAAAGTTTTTCCTCCCAATTCCTCAACATCTCACTGGCACTCGAATGAAAAGCCGGCAGCATAAGCTACTCATGGCAACAATAAAAGCAAGCCAATTAGTAACAGGTGTACAAGCAAAAGTAACTTAGCTCCACATTAATCATTACTTTCACAGGATTGaaactcaaaattaaaaaaaaaaactcaaaaaaggCTGTGGCTAATTACGTCAAGAATTAGGTGTGATAATTGTGTAAATGAATGATCAAGTTTAAAGTCCTAAAAGAGCACTAGATACGTTCCCTTCCAGTACAAAGTTCTTTCAAGCGTAAAAATCGAGAACTAACTTTCCTTCAAGGCAAATAAAACAGAATCAAATAAAACCTTGATTTTCTCTAAATTGAAAGCAGGATTAATTATTTTCCGATCTTTAGCCCATTTATCTCCCTCAGAGTCTAGTAGCCCTTTCGCCAGCAATTTTCCAAGTGGATTGGAATGTTGCTTTGGGAAGAGATTATGCTTAAGGAAGATCTCCCTGAGAAGTTCAGGGTCCCGGATGATAACTGAAGGTTTAGGCCCAAGCCACAGAAAAGAATTGCTACCTGCAAATTCAATACAGATGAAATCTTCTTAAAAACAAGAATCAGAATTTTCAAGAAGACGATTTAAATCCCACGTACCATCTACAAGCCGATGGCACAAAAGTATGCAAGGTCTTTGCTAATTGAAGGCCACAACAACAAAGAGGAAATTGCGAAGGGCATTAATGTAGGACATGTGCAACAGGAAACTCAGCTCTGATCACATGACTATAAGCCTATAACTGAGTTCTGATCCTTTTTAATAAACCGACTTTTTATTCGACAACACTTTGATTATGATACGAGTAAGAAGACTTGTGTAGAGCGTACCGTATTTGTTGATGGTTTTGACGTGGAAAGGTATAACTCTGGGCACGATATCATCAGAGAGACTGATTGGCTTGGATTTGGCTTCCCCAAGCATCATTGCTAACTCTTTCAAGTCCCCAAAGAATGGTCTGTAGGAATTTCCATTAAGACCTTGTGCTCTGAGGCATTTTTCCAGCCTTCTTGGCTTCAACCACATCGAATTCAAGACTCCCCATGCACAGACTAGCAAAGCTACGACACAAGAAACTGAAATAAAGCTCAACATATTCTCCAGTAGTTTCATCTCAACTCCCAATCTCAAGTGACCACTCACTCTAGCTGCTAAAACTTATCTTCCTGTGTGAAGGGGGGAAATGAATGTGCATTTTAAATAGGCAGGTACAGGATTTTTGGGGGGGGCGGGGGGAGCGGGCAactaaataatataatattttttgaacgTTTTGTTAccttatataaattttttatatatttttacaaTAGAAGTATGATATTTTATTACTGTTTATGTGAATCTCATGTGTAATAATCATGTTTCTGAtgttaaattttataaataattcacataaaattacactttattcaaaaaatattatattgttCAGATCGATTGTTTCGCCGTGCCTTGGTCGCAGACATTATTGTATGATTCAGCATGGAGTGACCACAGATTCCTTGACCAACTCCCGGTCCAATAGAACCAGGCCCTACCGCCAATCCAGCAGCCATAACGGGAGCAGCAGAAATCAGCGGATTCATAATAAATTTTCtcgtaccaaaaaaaaaaggggttaaTGATACAACCAACTACTGAATTATGATTTGATTATTCCGTTACTAGGATTCAAAGTTGCTAGTTTGTGATTCCACTTTTAGGATTAAGATAATTCCATTTAGCCCCTTAAAATCATGGTTTTTTGTCCAATTGAGCCCTTGCAAGATCACTTGATGTTCAAACTAGCAATTCAGTACTTGGTAACTTTTAATCTTGTGAGCTTTTCCCTAACCAGCACCACAAATTTTACTATACAAGTAAACTTACATTCAAGTTCCATTTCAAAATAACATATTAATGGACCCCTCAAATACTTTAATACCACTCGTTTCCTATGTATAGAAGTGACATTTTGCAAGATCTTCTGAGACGTTAGGATTTGTTCTGCAAGAGttattgaattttaagaaaataaaaaagaactaaaacatgatatttatgtaggagaaatagtAATATAGTAAAAAGTGAAACAGAGAATGGCACAGGatatgggacagaagatccgttgcgaaaTCCAGCTAATGATAAAAGTCTCAATTGTCCGCAAAGTCTATATTTAAATCAACAGCGCCAGATGGGCAGTTGGGCACTCTATTTTCCTTTAACGTTTGACATCAATGATGCAAATTGGTTTTTGCTCTTAATTTTGCTGAATTCTGTATTTATATTTTGTGAATTAAATCAATGCTCCTTTCAtaaaattctatttttttttctcgttTTTAACGAGCATGATTTGACCCGACATGTCATTTTTCCATCCCAGCAATCGTCATCAGTGGCGATAGAAAACGAGAAATGAAAGAAATCACACGCATTCAATCATAAATAGGTGTATTTCTCTTGATTTAttggataatatcagaaacctcccctgagatttctctTAATAGAAATTAACAcccctaaattttttttaaaatatcactTATCTCCCATTAATGACTATATTAACCCTCACTTTAGACATAACACACATGTCACATAAATGAAGTTcaaataattaaagaaaaagaaataaaagtcaCGTTCTTTTCTTCCTGCTTTCTCCAACATTCTATGTTGTCCATTTTTTTGATgattatgcaatttttttttttgtaaattgtCGTAAACTGAATTTTgtttatccattttttttagTGATTGTGCTAGACTAtgatataatttaatttctttagtTATTTTGATTTGGTTTTTATAGCGATTTTGTACAATTTAAATGCTTGGGTCATGGATTGAGAAGATGttccaaaaaaatagaattcATAAAGGATTGTCTTTGATCATATAAAATTGAATCAGTGCTAATGTTTTTCTTTAtaagtatcttttttttttcaaatttatatttttaagagCTATGGCATTCTGATATGGTGAATGTACTTAAAATTGTTTTTCAGGTGTTGATTTTTAATGGAGTAAACAAAGTGGTTTAAGGAGTATCTACATTTAGTAAGAGGAGCAAAAAGGTAGCCtaggatttttaaaaaatttatgatACAAGAAGCAAAAGTAAGAAAGATAAgtgattatttttaaaattctaAAGATACTAAGGTTGTGTTTGATTAAACTAAAGtctaaaaaccaaaatttgaattcattaaatttttgaattgttaaatattaaatttgatacatttgagtgtatatcacatgaAGTGACAgatgaatagtttatcacttatttttaggAACAAGTTTtacctagaaaattcagtgccacttaatccagtcaaatgttaaattttttgttatcaaatgcgTGTGAGCATATTaagatttgaattcattaaatttaagtgctaaattgggttatcaaataATGCCTAAATCATATTAAGAAAAACCTTAGGggagaggtttctgatattatccctaaCTTTATCGATAAGTTTGAACTCTGGATATTCTTGTCCTGtgatttgaatatattaaaattaaaTACTGAATTGAATTATTAAACATGAACTAAATCACGCTACAAAGAACCTCAAGAGAGGTTTTTGGTATTATCCCTAGGCCCTAGCTTCACAAGTCTCAACTCTGGATATTCTTGTCCCCTGATTTCTCAAGAGTACAAAAGGTTCAAAGATGATAACGTGTCTCCAATGACCAATATCAAGACATTTTATCACCTTACCGTGATGCACATGCACTGCAGAATTGAGCAACCTCTTCCACTCAGCTTAGACGTACATGGCTAAAgtcaaaaaacttttttttttccaaagacTCTTTGTCACACCTCAGACATCGATTCTCGCGTCTCCTGTTCTACGTCAAAAAGCAGGTAAAGATGACTGAAATGATAGATAAACCTGCTCCATGAGGATCCCACCTCGGAACGTATAGGGCAAAAACTTGACTTGACTAGTCTACTAAATCTAGTGATTCAAATTTTTTTACATTCTTGTTATGTATttaatacttgaattgaattgaTGAAATGATGTAACAAATTTTGAATCGCTAAATCTGCCGGCATCACTGGATTTATCCAAGTTTTTCCCAAATTACAGAAGTCTCAAAAGATGAATAGCCTGCTCGAAGGATGAAATGCTAATAGCTTGACTTCCGTTAATTTATATCCAAAATTTATTAAGCCAGCTTACAATCCAGGTATTACATCGTTCCTTTTAACTCGATCCATGCTCATGCCATTAATTGATTAGACTTTTCCATTCTCGTGTCATTGATCTATTGAAGCTTTTCTTTGTTTGTTCAGCGAATTTTAGAGCAGTCAGCTGACTGAAGGTTGATCACCACCGACATAGTGTGGTGATTGCAAATAAAAGTAATATATCTTCACAGCAAACTAAACGCTAAAAAACaccttaaatttgaaattcttgaaaaaacTCATGATGGTtaaaaacttcaagaatttgtgGTATCACAAGGGTCTTTGAAATTTGAGAAGTTGTCTAACATTTGTCTGGTAAACCAACTGGAaacttctcttttttcttttgtgagtttgaCAGTGATCAGCTGATTGAAGGTTGATCACCACTGAACTGCAATGGTGAATTGGTGATTACTATAAACGTGTACTGTATTTGTAGCTAAGTGCTCAAAGATTTTAGATTAAAATTATTTCTTGAGTAGGTGATGATggtaaaatgcattttccagattcttttctctccttttttgaAGTTTGACATCTAAATATAGAACTAAACTATGTCTGCTCACCCAAAAAAATGAGTATATAACTGCAATACTCTTGTATCATACATGTTATATTTGTGCACTCCAGAAATATTGTACatcaaatgaaaaacaagaaattgaaattttaacgTCTGAACTATTCCCCACAACCTAATGACCCAAGTTATTGCAAGTTACTGCAATTTGTGCAAGATCAAGTGAGCACCATGTTGTGGTTGAAGTGTTATAATTGCACGGGGAGCATGAGAATAAGATGGGGAAAGTTCAAAGGAGAAGCTCTGCAGAATCATGACTAGCACCAGTTTGGCTTCCAACATGGCAAAATTTTGCCCAATGCATATACGAGGTCCCCAACCAAAAGGGAAGAATGCAACTTGCCCCTTAGTTGCATGAGGCACTCCCTCAGCAAACCTCTCTGGCTTGAACTCCTTCGCATCATCACCCCATATTTTGGTGTCGTGATGCAATGCCATTACTGGTAGAGAAAGCAGCACATCAGCCGGGAGACGCATGTTTCCTAATTTAGTTTCTTCAGCAACTCTACGAGTAAGTGCAGGAACTGGAGCGTACAGCCTTAGAACCTCGTGTAGTATCATGGTGACCTGTCATGGAAGGAGAAACTTGTTAGAATGCTAGCATAGGAAAACCCCTCCTTCCGCTTTATATTATGACAGACAGACCAGATTGTAAAGTTCATATTTAGTTGCTTTTTTATACATACTGTAATTTTTCAACCTGCAAATTTTCTATCCAATGAAGACATTCATCTTTCTTAGATGGCAGTTTGTTATAATCTCCTTTCTACTTGAAGTATTTATGCAGAAAGCTTCAATTTTTGCCTTGCAGATAAAATTTCAGATGCATGGAgtagaaaaagaagaaatttcgAGAAGTTAGTCCaaaattaaagatcataaaAGCTGTTCTTGTCAAAGGATTTTCAATGAAAGCATAAACATCAGAACACTAGATGAATTTCCATCGGTAAAAGACTTTCTGCTGCAAGCCTCGAGGGCATAGCAAGCATTGATTCCGTCTACACAGTATTGTGTGACTAATATGTGTCAACTAAGCAGCTTCTAACAAAACATAAAACTATTATTTCAAAACAGTTTTCGGATAACTCAGAAGAGCAGCTTAATGCCAATGTATGCTTCCCGTCATCAAGCACTCAACAAGGCTttaacttttcatttcatgcaAGTGCTAGTGACATAAATGCATTATTTTACAATAATTGATCAAAAAATATTGTTTTTGTTGGAATGTGTCAACTAAGAAGCTTTTCATACCAGTTTCTTTAGTATCTTGACCATGTAGAGAGTTGTATTCAgaattaatttttgttctttcaGAGAGTGCTCAATCTCCAATTTGGCCACATGAGGACTGGACGCTCACAAGGGTAGAAGCTTCTACTTCTGCGTCAAAATAtctcaaatgaaattgaaaatgctCTCCCCAGGAATTAGACCACCTGGTTCAaatccccttccccctccctgcTTCTTAAATCTCACCCCTCCCCTGCGActaaaaacaaataataaaaaaaaaaaaaaagaaattgaaaatgtaCTCACAAGGTTTAGGCGATTTAGTCCATCAAAATCTGGTTTTTTAGTGCCAAGGAGTTGCAAAACCTCTTCTCTAGCTCGTGCTTGCCAATCAGGATACCTACTCAATAAAATCATTGTCCATACGAGCAATACTGATGTAGTCTCCTGCCCTGCAAAATAGAACAGCTTGCATTCTTCGATGACCTCTCTGATAGTCATGCCAGCGCCATCTTGTCCATGGTTATTGATTTCTTTGAAGTTGGATTCCAATAGTATACCCAACAAGTCATCACCATAGGCTTTACCTTCTCTCACTGCCTTTATTCTTGAGTTGATAATTTCCAAAATTGTATCTTGAACCGCTTTTGCAATTTGTTTCATTCTTCGGTTCCTCTTAGTTGGCACGAACCTATAATGAGATAATTCAGAAAATAAGCAACACATTGTGTGCTTATAATACTCAATTGAATCCAAATCAACTATCAAGTTCGAAGCGAAAAGAATTTAACTGATAGTTTACAAAAAACCAACTTTCTGGAGGACTTAGAGATCAGCAAATACATTTACCTCCATCCTGGGATGTCCACTGACTGTACAACCTTAAGCCAATATTCACTCTGTTCTCTTTGAAGTTCAAATATCCTTCTTCCTTCTTCATAGTTACTGCCAAATGCCGTCCGTGAAATTGCATCAGAAGTCAAAGTTTCAAGGTCTGGCCATACATCCAACTCACTTGAACCATTCGGGGCAACAACCTCCTTCCATTTGTTCAATATGTCACTAGCACTTGTATAAAATGATGGAAGCATGTGCTGCAATCAAGATAACGaaccaaatgaaaaaaaaaaatgcaccttCAGCACCGGTACAATACCAGTAAAGCTTCTTCAGGTCATTCTACTTAAGTAGGATTTCTGAGTCATGTTTCTACCTATTTGTCAAAGTGAACTGATTCATTTGAAGGGTCACTTCGTTTCAAAGGTGCCTTTTAAGACCACCTAAAACTAGAGCTGCTGACAAATTCAGTACTCAGTGGtttataaaacaaatgaaaGTTACAAAACCTTTAACTTCTCCACATGGAAAGCTGGGTTTATAAGCTTTCTCTGTTTGGCCCATTTATCTCCGTCATAATTCACCAGTCCTTCGATCAGCAACAGGCTAAGAGGATTAAGACGAGGCTTTTGAAAGAGGTAGATCTTTTGCATAACCTCCCTAATGAGTTCAGGCTCCAGGATGTACACCATTGGTGTTGGTCCAAGCCACACATATGTGCTCTTACCTGAAACTCAAAATTGCCATGTCTCAGCCAAGtttattttcaccttatttacATCATAAATCAATGGCATTTAAAGTTGTATCATTTGGTGTGTGTGTTTTCTGAAGGAAATGCGAAAAACATGACACCAAGAATTAATAGGAGGGGATCAACCTTAAACGTTCTTGGGGAGCGTCAATTTTCATCTACAGAAGAGATGTCATGTACATCACAACCACATTTCTAAATAACAGCATTTACACATTTGACAATCCAAATCCACTGTCTCAGAATCTTCTGCTTGGCCATTAATCAATGCGATGTCCAATTTTcattatatcaaaatttcaaccaAGTTTTTGGTTTCCATAAATGCTGCCATCTATATTCTTAATGTTGACAACACTTATCAGCTTAACCCTAACTGTTTATTGGTAATCTTTTTTCCATGGCTATTCCAACATCTTAAACCCCAAATTACACGAAAAGAAGAACAGAAAACCAAAACCAATCATAATAAAGCTGCCTTATTTACCAAAAAGGGATGGACATAACGGGtaattcaaataagaaaatcaCTAGGTAGGATTTGGATTGCGATTTTTCGTCGAAAAATTACggcgttttccgtgatcacatttccctattatctttttccctcgcatacatcaaatcgctacagtaattttcccataaaaaatcatgaaaaatgcaatccaaacacaaccttagttAACAAACATCATGTAATGTCAAGCATGTAAACTTTAACTGTCACCCAACCAAGAACTTTTAAAATCACTTCATAATTCTGCTTTTCTAGCTGAACCATTGAGTAAATAGACCTCACAAGGAAAGAAGTAAAACATGAAGAGGAGGATAGCAGCAGTACCATATTTCTTCAGGGCATCAGGTAAGGCAGGCAAGATTCTTGGGAGGATGTCATCAGAGAGGTTGATAGGCTTGGATTGGGCTTCTCTGATCAGGGTTGAAATTTCTTTGAAGTCTCCATACAGTAGTCTGTAAGGATTTCCTTTGAGACCTTGCTCTTTCAGCCGCTTCTCCAGCTTCTTGGGCCTCAACCATACCCAGTTCAATACTCTCCATGCCACTACCAAAATTGCAGCACAAGAGGAAATTGCAGCAATTCTGATGTAGCCTATTTCCATTTCTGGACACTGTAGCTGTTGCAACTCTCAACGTCTGTTGCTTTCTTGACAGCTCATATAGTTGTTTTCATGTATATGCAAtagagttttgaaaaaaataacatCGAATTATGATACATCAAACATGGGATCTTTTATCCCGTGCCTAAGATTTATATATCTTGTCTGAAAAAGCTTAAATTTACAACACAAAAGTGAACGCAGTTCAGTGATGGGGATAATATCAAAGTTTCATATTGAACCCACTCTCTCATCTCATTGACTTTCGACATCATATTTTTCGAAACTTAAGAAATTTCCGGTGGCTCCCCCGTTGTGGAGGTTTGGGGTGTCGTCTCCTGAGATGTATCCCACATCGGGGTTGAGAGGGTTTGGATTGGTAGTTATAAGTCTCCTGTGGGATCTCAAAGGATACCGATTTTTGGGGTTCTCTCGGGATTTAGGTTTGTAAAAATTGACGTAAGCTCTTTGAGTttcgaaagaaagaaacatcGCCTCTGGGGGGTTGGGTTCTCATGGGCTTAGCAGCAGGCTCCCCTGTTGTGGAGGTTTGGGGTGACGTCCCCTGAGATGTATCCCACATCGGGGTTGGGAGGATTTGGATTGGTAGTTATAAGTTTCCTGTGGGACCTCAAAGGATTAGGTTTGTAAAAATTGACGTAACTCTTTGGGCttcgaaagaaagaaatttcCGGTAAATAGTATGAAATCGAATAAAACCATAATTGTAAGTGTCCCAACTCCCACGTCCCTTGTCGAACCACTTGTCAGCGCTAGAAATCGAAAAGGATGGGGGAACCAAGTATCAATAATACTAGGAGGTTATCGGCTGTGCTAAGCACAGCCTAGACCCCCTATAATCTATTGTCATATAAAATAAGATTAACAGTAATGTTTGCGAAATAGCATtcttaaaattataaattaccAATCAAGTATGCAGCTAACAATAtgagactaaacaaaacaaaaaaatcattaGCATTgcaaaagagaagagaagatgACAAAAGATTGGCAAGTAGTTTGACAAATAGCTTAACATCTTCAAGTGCAAGTTAGTCTTACAGAGACAAGAGATGACTTGCTAAATACTTAATATAAAGTGCAATCATAGGCTGCAATTACAAAAGATCACATATTGAGATCCATTAAGGTGCACAAAAGAACAAGTGGTTAATTGATCACAGCCAATGCCCATTGAGATTAATTGATTGCTGTCAAGAAGTAACCCtacgcacaaaaaaaaaaacacaaaagggaCATCCTCATGAAATACACAAAAATGAGTCCAACATCTAGTGAGGATTTATAAATTTTCAATATAAAAGGTTCAAGAAAACATGTCAGAAAACTAAACTTTCCAAGACACAACTAAGAGGATAAACACTTCATGATAACCAAAATTGAAACTTACATCTAATAGGCCATAAAAAcagataaataaatgaaaaaaatccaAAGCAGAGTATAAACTGTAATAATACATCTTCCCTAGCACACACATGTAGTCTTATtgcaaaaaatcattttttcataTTCCTTTTTAAATATCAATTAAAGATATGATTTATACATCTTAATATTTTTTCCCACACTGTAAAAATATAAGTTTTAACATATTTTTTCCAATAAGTCCTAGACAAATAAAAACCTAAGAAATTACTTTCTAAACACATAAGGCTCATAACTGgcatatttgtttttatttttgtgccATCAATTAAATCATCTCTTATCCAATCTCTATGTATTATgaaaaatttatcaatttttcATATCTCTTCCTGTCACTAATCCAAGGAATAAGGAGAGTgtttataaaattaaataaaggcGATGCACTTATATATGCTTTGTAAATA
The DNA window shown above is from Coffea arabica cultivar ET-39 chromosome 5e, Coffea Arabica ET-39 HiFi, whole genome shotgun sequence and carries:
- the LOC113688049 gene encoding cytochrome P450 CYP72A219, yielding MKLLENMLSFISVSCVVALLVCAWGVLNSMWLKPRRLEKCLRAQGLNGNSYRPFFGDLKELAMMLGEAKSKPISLSDDIVPRVIPFHVKTINKYGSNSFLWLGPKPSVIIRDPELLREIFLKHNLFPKQHSNPLGKLLAKGLLDSEGDKWAKDRKIINPAFNLEKIKLMLPAFHSSASEMLRNWEEKLSPEGSCELDVWPYLQTLTGDVISRTAFGSNYEEGRKILELQQEQVDNVVTAERSLYIPGMRFLPTKRNRRMKEIEKAVQATIRDIIDRRVKAMKAGEGRRDDLLGILLESNFKEIDQYGSKDFGMSIKDIIEECKLFYFGGQDTTSTLLVWTLILLSKHQDWQSVAREEVLQAFGREEIDFDRLSRLKTMTMILNEVLRLYPPVAVLARRLHEETKVGKFSLPAGVLLNLQLMLLNHDCEVWGNDAKEFKPERFSEGVSNATKGQVSFFPFGWGPRICIGQNFAMVEAKLVMAMILRNFSFELSPSYTHAPHAIATLQPQHGAHLVMHKL
- the LOC113743619 gene encoding cytochrome P450 CYP72A219-like; protein product: MEIGYIRIAAISSCAAILVVAWRVLNWVWLRPKKLEKRLKEQGLKGNPYRLLYGDFKEISTLIREAQSKPINLSDDILPRILPALPDALKKYGKSTYVWLGPTPMVYILEPELIREVMQKIYLFQKPRLNPLSLLLIEGLVNYDGDKWAKQRKLINPAFHVEKLKHMLPSFYTSASDILNKWKEVVAPNGSSELDVWPDLETLTSDAISRTAFGSNYEEGRRIFELQREQSEYWLKVVQSVDIPGWRFVPTKRNRRMKQIAKAVQDTILEIINSRIKAVREGKAYGDDLLGILLESNFKEINNHGQDGAGMTIREVIEECKLFYFAGQETTSVLLVWTMILLSRYPDWQARAREEVLQLLGTKKPDFDGLNRLNLVTMILHEVLRLYAPVPALTRRVAEETKLGNMRLPADVLLSLPVMALHHDTKIWGDDAKEFKPERFAEGVPHATKGQVAFFPFGWGPRICIGQNFAMLEAKLVLVMILQSFSFELSPSYSHAPRAIITLQPQHGAHLILHKLQ